In Wolbachia endosymbiont of Cimex lectularius, the following are encoded in one genomic region:
- a CDS encoding glutaredoxin: MKNIKGKVIVYVKQYCPFCKRAKELLDGKGVEYEEIDVLKSPDLFNDIKSKYNVRTVPQIFITDENGNYIHHIAGCDKLMDLEREGKLDDILSSNYDKTDVTTYPSNNDEYEECVASHDDFI, encoded by the coding sequence ATGAAAAATATTAAAGGAAAGGTTATAGTATATGTAAAGCAGTACTGTCCTTTCTGTAAGAGAGCAAAGGAGTTGCTGGATGGAAAAGGTGTGGAATATGAAGAAATTGATGTGCTTAAAAGCCCGGATTTGTTTAATGACATAAAGTCAAAATATAACGTTAGAACAGTTCCGCAAATTTTTATTACTGATGAAAATGGCAATTATATACATCATATTGCTGGATGTGACAAATTGATGGACCTTGAAAGAGAAGGGAAGTTAGATGATATATTAAGTAGCAATTATGATAAAACTGATGTAACAACTTACCCGAGCAACAATGATGAATATGAAGAATGTGTAGCATCACATGATGATTTTATTTGA